From Chryseobacterium sp. H1D6B, a single genomic window includes:
- a CDS encoding DUF4476 domain-containing protein, which produces MKNIFISLILLTAINISAQEAGKVGELLANEASKTEMQSSKSLNTQNETFDHLKYNNTNTQNTTKKNQNYQWNKNYGYAEVFLRIPEQGFFTVEAGGQMISNSSGKYRFFDMQSGKIPISVYNNGFLLYRTTLLVRNNNRIVLDFFTDKGLYLLDSYPVKSQSYGFNDWNDVWNTPYGNQSGNWYNSGNVMDNNTFRQFFDRLQKNEKFDDGKIAFINQQMNNSLFTSQQIRDLVKSISFDNNKLMLAKSMYRNCADKNKYFLVYDAFDYESSRRELMEFITKS; this is translated from the coding sequence ATGAAAAATATTTTTATTAGTTTGATACTTCTTACAGCAATCAATATATCTGCTCAGGAAGCAGGAAAAGTTGGTGAACTTTTAGCTAATGAAGCTTCTAAAACTGAAATGCAGTCTTCCAAAAGTTTAAATACACAAAACGAAACTTTTGATCATTTAAAATATAACAATACGAATACACAAAATACAACGAAGAAAAATCAAAATTATCAGTGGAATAAAAATTATGGATATGCGGAAGTTTTTCTAAGGATCCCTGAGCAGGGCTTTTTTACTGTTGAGGCAGGCGGTCAGATGATTTCGAACAGCTCTGGAAAGTACCGTTTTTTTGACATGCAATCAGGGAAAATTCCTATATCTGTTTATAATAACGGATTTTTACTTTACAGAACTACATTATTGGTTCGTAACAACAACAGAATAGTATTGGATTTTTTCACTGATAAAGGATTGTATTTATTAGATTCATACCCAGTTAAGAGCCAATCTTATGGTTTTAATGACTGGAATGATGTATGGAACACTCCTTATGGAAATCAGTCAGGAAATTGGTATAATTCAGGCAATGTGATGGATAATAATACATTTCGTCAGTTTTTTGACAGATTACAAAAAAATGAAAAATTCGATGATGGCAAAATTGCTTTTATTAACCAGCAGATGAACAATTCGCTCTTCACTTCTCAACAGATAAGAGATCTGGTAAAATCCATAAGTTTTGATAACAACAAATTAATGCTTGCAAAATCTATGTACCGAAACTGTGCAGATAAAAATAAATACTTTTTGGTGTATGATGCCTTTGATTATGAAAGCAGCCGACGCGAACTGATGGAATTTATAACAAAATCATAA
- a CDS encoding S1-like domain-containing RNA-binding protein: protein MELGKTQSLKISEKNNSGWILTDESGEQAFLPKVFIQEEKEIDEEVVVFVYQDDHKLKATTEIPLAEVGEFAVMSCVQSLPSGAFMDWGIIKDLFIPYKQQKSKIIEGKRYLVHLYVDEDLDLITGTTKFKRNPQYDDVPFEKGDKVDLIMMNESELGWNVVINKKFIGLIYASDVYKKLYPLSEEEGYIKIIREDGKIDVSLQPDGFANIDEFKQKILTRLEENYGLLHLSDKSSPEEIKDEVQMSKKNFKKALGGLYKDKIVDILEDKIKLL from the coding sequence ATGGAACTCGGAAAAACTCAATCGTTAAAAATTTCAGAAAAAAACAACTCAGGATGGATACTAACTGATGAATCTGGTGAACAGGCCTTTTTGCCAAAGGTTTTCATTCAGGAAGAAAAAGAAATTGACGAAGAAGTTGTAGTTTTTGTATATCAGGATGATCATAAATTAAAAGCAACTACTGAGATTCCTTTAGCTGAAGTAGGAGAATTTGCTGTGATGAGCTGTGTGCAGAGTCTTCCAAGCGGTGCTTTTATGGACTGGGGAATTATTAAGGACTTATTTATTCCTTATAAACAGCAGAAATCCAAAATCATCGAAGGAAAAAGATATTTAGTCCACTTGTATGTGGATGAAGATTTAGATCTTATTACAGGAACTACAAAATTCAAAAGAAATCCTCAGTATGATGATGTACCTTTTGAAAAAGGAGATAAAGTAGATCTGATCATGATGAATGAAAGTGAATTAGGCTGGAATGTTGTGATCAATAAAAAATTCATTGGGTTGATCTACGCATCAGATGTTTATAAAAAACTTTATCCGCTGTCTGAAGAAGAAGGATATATAAAAATAATTCGTGAAGACGGTAAAATAGATGTTTCTTTACAGCCGGACGGATTTGCAAATATTGATGAATTCAAACAAAAGATTCTTACCAGACTGGAAGAAAACTACGGACTGCTTCATTTGTCAGATAAATCTTCACCAGAAGAAATCAAAGACGAAGTCCAAATGAGTAAAAAGAATTTCAAAAAAGCACTCGGAGGACTTTACAAAGATAAAATCGTAGATATTTTAGAAGATAAAATCAAATTATTATAA
- a CDS encoding KpsF/GutQ family sugar-phosphate isomerase, protein MERANIISIAKGTLEIEISELEKLKNRIDDSFVKAVEIIHAAKGKLIVVGIGKSAHVGNKIVATLNSTGTPSQFLHASEAIHGDLGVIQKQDVVLCISNSGNSPEIVNLVSYLKDYSSALIGMTGNKNSKLAEFSEVILDSHVDLEACPNKLAPTSSTTIQMALGDALAICLMELNDFKENDFAKFHPGGSLGKNLTSKVEQFLSSQKPQVSEEASIRDVIISISASSHGITVVTKENQIIGVITDGDLRRMLMKGEDVSTVHAKDIMSAHPKTIEKDVLAKDAMKILKENNIGQLIVTENGSYFGIIDLHKLLDEGIN, encoded by the coding sequence ATGGAAAGAGCAAATATTATTTCAATTGCTAAAGGTACGTTAGAAATAGAGATTTCGGAACTCGAAAAATTAAAAAACAGAATTGACGATAGTTTTGTAAAAGCAGTAGAGATCATTCATGCCGCAAAAGGAAAATTAATCGTTGTGGGAATAGGAAAATCTGCTCATGTGGGAAATAAAATAGTAGCAACGTTAAATTCTACAGGTACCCCTTCACAGTTTCTTCACGCTTCGGAGGCTATCCACGGAGATCTTGGAGTGATCCAAAAGCAGGATGTTGTTTTATGTATCTCAAATTCCGGCAACTCTCCTGAAATTGTGAATCTTGTTTCTTATTTAAAAGATTATTCTTCAGCATTGATAGGAATGACCGGAAATAAAAACAGTAAACTCGCAGAATTCTCTGAAGTTATTCTTGATTCTCATGTAGATTTAGAAGCCTGCCCGAATAAATTAGCTCCTACAAGTTCAACGACCATACAGATGGCTCTTGGTGATGCTTTAGCGATCTGTTTAATGGAGTTGAATGATTTTAAAGAAAATGACTTTGCTAAATTCCACCCGGGCGGAAGTCTAGGAAAAAATTTAACTTCTAAAGTAGAACAATTTCTTTCATCACAAAAGCCTCAGGTTTCAGAAGAAGCATCCATCAGAGATGTCATCATTTCAATAAGCGCATCAAGCCACGGAATTACAGTAGTAACCAAAGAAAACCAAATTATAGGCGTGATTACAGATGGAGATTTAAGAAGAATGCTGATGAAGGGAGAAGATGTTTCTACCGTACATGCAAAAGATATTATGTCTGCCCATCCAAAAACTATTGAAAAAGACGTTCTTGCCAAAGATGCAATGAAAATATTGAAAGAAAATAATATCGGCCAGCTTATCGTTACAGAAAACGGCAGCTATTTCGGAATTATAGACCTTCACAAGCTTCTGGATGAAGGAATTAATTAG
- a CDS encoding M1 family metallopeptidase — MKKLSYTLLFASGLAFGQFFEKPETFTRQDTLKGSNTQFRNFWDVKKYELSVEPDFDKKSIQGTNRISFEIIKDVVNPTFQVDLQQPMKADKVEGSFPVAASKQDGDFIFITTNKSFKKGEKYTIDITYSGNPVIAKNAPWDGGWVFTKDDNGNPWMSVADEGIGASIWLPVKDIWSDEPDNGMVMKIITPKDLVGVGNGRLIDKKTENGKNIFTWEVKNPINDYSIIPNIGKYVNFKDTFNGEKGKLDLDYWVLDYNLDKAKKQFQQVKPMLSAFEYWFGPYPFYEDSYKLVDAPYLGMEHQSSVAYGNKYMNGYLGRDLSGTGVGLKWDFIIIHESGHEWFANNITAKDQADMWIHESFTNYSEVLFTEKYMDKKSAEIYCIGLRKIISNDVPIIGKYGVRNEGSGDMYPKGANMIHTIRQIINNDDTFRQILRGLNKDFYHQTVTTQQIENYISSKAGMDFSSIFNQYLRTIKIPALEYSQKGEELKFRYTDIVKNLKLPIRIDGEQTINPTENWQTVKLKKSTPIEFNQNYYINYKKVQ, encoded by the coding sequence ATGAAAAAGCTGTCATATACTCTTCTTTTTGCATCAGGACTTGCTTTTGGGCAGTTCTTTGAAAAGCCTGAAACATTCACCAGACAGGACACTTTAAAAGGTTCTAATACGCAGTTCCGAAACTTTTGGGATGTAAAAAAATATGAACTCTCTGTGGAACCTGACTTTGATAAAAAAAGTATTCAGGGTACGAATAGAATTAGTTTTGAGATCATAAAAGATGTTGTAAATCCTACTTTTCAAGTGGATCTTCAGCAGCCGATGAAAGCTGATAAAGTGGAAGGAAGTTTCCCTGTCGCTGCATCAAAACAAGACGGCGACTTCATTTTCATTACAACTAATAAAAGCTTCAAAAAAGGAGAAAAATACACAATTGACATCACCTATTCCGGAAATCCTGTCATTGCAAAAAATGCGCCTTGGGACGGAGGCTGGGTTTTCACAAAAGATGACAATGGAAACCCATGGATGAGTGTTGCTGATGAAGGAATCGGGGCTTCCATATGGCTTCCTGTAAAAGATATCTGGAGCGACGAACCTGACAACGGAATGGTGATGAAAATAATCACTCCAAAAGATTTAGTCGGTGTCGGAAACGGAAGACTGATCGATAAAAAAACAGAGAACGGCAAAAACATTTTCACCTGGGAGGTCAAAAATCCTATCAATGACTACTCTATCATTCCGAATATTGGGAAATACGTCAATTTCAAAGATACTTTCAACGGAGAAAAAGGAAAACTGGATCTGGATTACTGGGTGCTGGATTATAACTTAGATAAAGCTAAAAAACAGTTCCAGCAGGTAAAGCCTATGCTTTCGGCTTTTGAGTACTGGTTTGGACCTTATCCTTTTTATGAAGATTCTTATAAATTAGTAGATGCTCCTTATTTAGGAATGGAGCACCAAAGCAGTGTTGCTTACGGCAATAAATACATGAATGGATATTTAGGAAGAGATTTATCAGGAACCGGCGTTGGACTGAAATGGGATTTCATTATCATACATGAAAGCGGGCACGAATGGTTTGCCAATAATATTACGGCAAAAGATCAGGCTGATATGTGGATCCACGAAAGCTTCACCAACTATTCTGAAGTTCTTTTCACTGAGAAGTACATGGATAAAAAATCTGCAGAAATATATTGTATAGGACTTCGAAAAATAATCAGCAACGATGTCCCCATTATCGGAAAATACGGGGTAAGAAATGAAGGAAGCGGCGATATGTATCCAAAAGGGGCAAATATGATCCATACCATAAGACAGATCATTAACAACGATGATACATTCAGACAGATTTTAAGAGGTTTAAATAAAGATTTTTATCACCAGACTGTCACCACCCAGCAGATCGAAAATTATATCTCATCGAAAGCAGGAATGGATTTCTCAAGTATTTTCAACCAGTATTTGAGAACGATAAAAATTCCGGCGTTGGAATATTCCCAAAAAGGAGAAGAGCTGAAATTCCGTTATACGGATATTGTTAAAAACCTTAAACTTCCGATAAGAATTGATGGCGAACAAACCATTAATCCAACTGAAAACTGGCAGACTGTAAAGTTGAAAAAAAGTACTCCCATAGAATTCAATCAGAATTATTACATTAACTATAAGAAAGTACAATAA
- the lpdA gene encoding dihydrolipoyl dehydrogenase — translation MSQFDVTVIGSGPGGYVAAIRAAQLGFKTAIIEKYSTLGGTCLNVGCIPSKALLDSSEHFENAKHNFAGHGIIINEPQADIARMIERKNEVVKQNTDGINYLMNKNKITVFEGLGSFESATQIKVTKNDGSSEMLESKYTIIATGSKPSSLPFISLDKERVITSTEALNLKEIPKHLVVIGGGVIGLELGSVYLRLGAQVTVVEFMDKIIPGMDGTLSKELLKVLKKQGMKFMLSTAVSAVERNGDSVKVTAKDKKGEEVIVEGDYCLVSVGRKPYTEGLGLEKAGVELDERGRVKTNDHLQTNVANIYAIGDVIKGAMLAHKAEEEGVLVAEILAGQKPHINYNLIPGVVYTWPEVSGVGKTEEQLKEEGVAYKVGSFPMRALGRSRASGDIDGLVKIIADEKTDEVLGMHIIGARAADLIAEGVIAMEFRASAEDIARSSHAHPTYAEAIKEAALDATGKRPIHM, via the coding sequence ATGAGTCAATTCGATGTTACCGTAATAGGTTCTGGTCCTGGCGGTTATGTTGCCGCAATCCGTGCTGCACAATTAGGCTTCAAAACAGCAATTATTGAAAAATATTCAACTTTAGGCGGAACTTGTCTTAATGTTGGATGTATTCCTTCAAAAGCGCTTCTAGACAGTTCTGAGCATTTCGAAAATGCAAAACATAATTTTGCAGGCCATGGAATCATTATCAACGAGCCTCAAGCAGACATTGCAAGAATGATTGAGCGTAAAAACGAAGTGGTAAAACAAAATACAGATGGTATTAACTATCTAATGAACAAAAACAAAATCACTGTTTTTGAAGGGTTAGGAAGTTTTGAATCTGCTACTCAAATCAAAGTGACTAAAAATGACGGTTCTTCAGAAATGTTAGAATCTAAATATACAATTATCGCTACAGGTTCTAAACCTTCTTCTTTACCTTTTATTTCTTTAGATAAAGAACGTGTAATTACTTCTACGGAAGCTTTAAACCTAAAAGAAATTCCTAAACATTTAGTAGTAATTGGTGGTGGAGTAATCGGTCTGGAATTAGGTTCTGTTTACTTAAGACTAGGAGCTCAGGTAACTGTAGTTGAATTTATGGATAAAATCATTCCTGGAATGGATGGAACTTTAAGCAAAGAATTACTTAAGGTTTTAAAGAAACAGGGAATGAAATTTATGCTTTCTACAGCGGTTTCTGCAGTGGAAAGAAATGGAGATTCTGTAAAGGTTACAGCGAAAGATAAAAAAGGAGAAGAAGTAATTGTAGAAGGAGATTACTGTTTAGTTTCTGTAGGCAGAAAACCTTACACAGAAGGTCTTGGTCTTGAAAAAGCAGGAGTAGAACTTGATGAAAGAGGAAGAGTAAAAACAAACGACCACTTACAGACTAATGTTGCAAACATCTATGCGATCGGTGATGTTATCAAAGGGGCAATGCTTGCACATAAAGCTGAAGAAGAAGGAGTATTGGTTGCCGAAATTTTAGCTGGACAAAAACCGCATATCAACTATAACTTAATTCCAGGTGTTGTTTACACTTGGCCGGAAGTTTCAGGAGTGGGTAAAACTGAAGAGCAGTTAAAAGAAGAAGGAGTTGCTTATAAAGTTGGTTCTTTCCCAATGAGAGCGTTAGGAAGAAGCCGTGCAAGTGGTGATATTGACGGGTTAGTAAAAATTATCGCTGACGAAAAAACAGATGAAGTTCTTGGAATGCACATTATAGGAGCAAGAGCAGCAGATTTAATAGCAGAAGGAGTGATTGCTATGGAATTCCGTGCTAGTGCTGAAGATATTGCAAGAAGTTCTCATGCACACCCGACGTACGCTGAAGCTATTAAAGAAGCTGCATTAGATGCGACAGGTAAGAGACCTATCCATATGTAA
- the tatC gene encoding twin-arginine translocase subunit TatC: MSEVKEMSFLGHIGELRGHLIRSIIAIIVAAVVVGFNINWIMDHIFFGPTRNDFPTFRVVNHFSRIILGENSIHLPKEFPVRVQRLYQQFNVMMAVSIFGGMVAAFPYIVWELWRFIGPALHPKERKNSIFIINAVWILFMTGVLCGYFLILPFAVNFGVIFKISDIIIPLYDLSDYTTLFLQVVLGMGIVFLFPVLIYFLTTIGILSPKFMKKYRRHAIVLIMVVAAIITPADVLSMIMAALPLLLLYEFSIIMCAYTYKKVQKRDGNNNLPAVQK, encoded by the coding sequence GTGAGTGAAGTTAAAGAAATGTCCTTTCTTGGGCATATTGGAGAATTAAGAGGTCATCTCATCCGCTCAATTATTGCTATTATAGTTGCCGCTGTTGTGGTCGGCTTTAATATCAATTGGATTATGGACCACATTTTTTTCGGCCCTACGAGAAATGACTTTCCTACTTTCAGAGTTGTCAACCATTTTTCAAGAATTATTCTAGGGGAAAACAGCATTCACCTTCCTAAAGAATTTCCGGTCCGCGTACAAAGGCTTTACCAGCAGTTTAATGTGATGATGGCCGTTTCTATTTTTGGAGGCATGGTAGCCGCATTTCCCTATATTGTCTGGGAGTTATGGCGCTTTATTGGACCTGCTCTGCATCCAAAAGAGAGAAAAAATTCAATTTTCATTATTAATGCAGTATGGATTCTTTTCATGACGGGAGTTCTTTGCGGATATTTCCTTATTCTTCCATTTGCTGTTAATTTCGGGGTGATCTTTAAGATCTCGGATATTATTATTCCTCTATATGATTTAAGTGATTATACCACATTATTTTTACAGGTTGTTTTAGGAATGGGAATCGTTTTTCTTTTTCCAGTTCTTATTTATTTCCTTACTACGATTGGAATTCTTAGTCCAAAATTCATGAAAAAATACCGCAGACATGCTATTGTTTTGATCATGGTAGTGGCGGCAATTATTACTCCTGCGGATGTTTTAAGTATGATCATGGCGGCTTTACCACTGCTTTTATTGTATGAATTCAGTATCATCATGTGTGCCTACACCTACAAAAAAGTACAGAAACGTGATGGAAATAATAATCTTCCGGCTGTTCAGAAATAA
- a CDS encoding glycosyltransferase has protein sequence MEKKISVMFILPDLETGGAERIITTIANHLSRDRFEPKILLLRKQGGYLNLLEKDVEIIDINTERIRHSLKPILAEIYRRKPDIVFSGFGEVNAYLSLFIKLFPRTKFIARETNVVSEHVTRKEIKFFYHFYNNYQRIIAQSDDMMKDLMGNFNIKSNKIIKINNPVDFDFIDKKLQTSQKPECFKYNYKNVVAIGNLSSRKGFDNLLKVFSRLKNENILLHILGDGKDKEILHQMKDFLGLKNVFFHGRQENPYQFLKFADLFILSSRYEGFPNVLLEAGACGTYSLANNCPGGINEIIQNEINGEVCDIDNHEDFSQKIMTILRHTYDKDAIKNSIKSRFSKDIILDRYEKVLLDLMKK, from the coding sequence ATGGAAAAGAAAATTTCTGTTATGTTTATTCTGCCGGATCTAGAAACCGGAGGTGCAGAACGAATTATTACTACGATAGCCAATCATCTTTCGCGGGACCGGTTTGAGCCTAAGATCTTACTGCTGAGGAAACAGGGCGGATACTTGAACTTACTAGAAAAAGATGTCGAAATTATTGATATCAATACAGAAAGGATAAGACATTCATTAAAGCCTATTTTGGCTGAGATTTACCGTCGGAAACCAGATATTGTTTTTTCCGGATTTGGAGAAGTGAATGCTTATTTATCTCTATTTATCAAGCTTTTTCCAAGAACAAAATTCATTGCCAGAGAAACCAATGTGGTGTCTGAGCATGTGACAAGGAAAGAAATCAAATTCTTCTATCATTTTTACAATAATTATCAAAGGATTATCGCTCAGAGCGATGATATGATGAAGGATTTAATGGGAAATTTCAACATTAAGTCTAATAAAATCATTAAAATCAATAATCCTGTGGATTTTGACTTTATAGACAAGAAATTACAGACTTCCCAAAAACCTGAATGCTTTAAGTACAACTATAAAAATGTAGTGGCAATAGGGAATTTATCTTCACGAAAAGGTTTTGATAATTTATTAAAAGTATTTTCAAGACTTAAAAATGAAAATATTCTGCTGCATATTTTAGGAGACGGAAAAGACAAAGAGATTCTGCATCAGATGAAGGACTTCTTAGGATTGAAAAATGTTTTTTTTCATGGAAGACAGGAAAATCCCTATCAATTTTTAAAATTTGCAGATCTTTTTATTCTCTCTTCAAGATATGAAGGATTCCCGAATGTCTTATTGGAAGCGGGAGCCTGCGGAACGTATTCACTGGCCAATAACTGCCCCGGCGGGATCAATGAAATTATCCAAAACGAAATCAATGGCGAAGTTTGTGATATTGACAACCACGAAGATTTTTCACAAAAAATAATGACTATCCTCCGTCATACTTATGATAAAGACGCGATTAAAAATTCAATTAAATCTAGGTTTTCAAAGGATATTATTTTAGACAGGTATGAAAAGGTTTTGCTTGACTTAATGAAGAAATAG
- the recQ gene encoding DNA helicase RecQ, which translates to MSAKKANLSGELKKYFGFSTFKGHQEEIIENLLNGKDIFVLMPTGGGKSLCYQLPALISEGTAIVVSPLIALMKNQVDAVNGLSSENGVAHVLNSSLNKTQTKQVFDDIKSGKTKLLYVAPESLIKEDYLDFLKEVKISFFAIDEAHCISEWGHDFRPEYRNLKQIIDKIADVAVIALTATATPKVQDDIQKTLGMTNALVFKESFNRANLFYEVRPKVNIDREIVKFINQHKGKSGIVYCLSRRKVEEFAQLLQVNGINALPYHAGLDQKVRVANQDKFLMEDADVIVATIAFGMGIDKPDVRFVIHYDFPKSLESYYQETGRAGRDGGEGHCLAFYDPKDIEKLEKFLAQKPVSEREIGLQLLNEVVGYAETSMSRRQYILYYFGEIFDPINGDGANMCDNASNPPKLKDATEDLKKVLELIKDTGEKFKAKDLISVIVGKESAVTKSYKFEQSHYFGFGKDEKDNYWKTIIRQATVQNFLSKDIETYGVLKISEKGQQVIDNQLNEPFFIAEDREFDLTQTKADSDQIQMQANGTLDQNLFAQLKDLRKKVAKKYEIPPYTVFMDPSLEDMTVQYPVSVDEIAKIYGVGEGKAKKYGKEFADFIKTYVEDNNIERTQDMVLKQVANKSSHKVFIIQSTDKKIDLEDIARAKNLSMTELLKEMESIVYQGTKLNIDYYIEDNFDEDIVDGFMEFMNESESDSMKILLDEFGDELSDEEVRMLRIKFISDVAN; encoded by the coding sequence ATGAGCGCAAAAAAAGCCAATTTATCAGGCGAATTGAAAAAATATTTCGGGTTTTCTACTTTTAAAGGACATCAAGAAGAAATCATAGAAAACCTGTTAAATGGAAAAGATATATTTGTCTTAATGCCGACAGGAGGTGGTAAATCATTATGTTATCAACTTCCGGCTCTTATTTCAGAAGGAACCGCAATAGTAGTTTCACCGTTAATAGCGTTAATGAAGAATCAGGTAGATGCAGTAAACGGCCTTTCATCTGAAAACGGAGTAGCGCATGTTTTAAACTCTTCATTAAACAAAACGCAGACAAAGCAGGTTTTTGATGATATTAAAAGCGGAAAAACAAAACTGCTGTATGTAGCTCCTGAATCATTAATTAAAGAAGATTATCTGGATTTCCTGAAAGAAGTTAAGATTTCTTTCTTCGCGATTGATGAAGCACACTGTATTTCAGAATGGGGACATGATTTCCGTCCGGAATATAGAAATTTAAAACAGATTATCGACAAAATCGCAGATGTCGCTGTGATTGCACTTACCGCTACAGCTACTCCCAAGGTTCAGGATGATATCCAAAAAACACTGGGAATGACAAATGCTCTTGTCTTTAAAGAAAGTTTCAACCGGGCCAACTTATTTTATGAAGTGCGCCCGAAGGTTAATATAGACAGAGAAATCGTTAAATTTATTAATCAGCATAAAGGTAAATCTGGAATTGTCTACTGCTTAAGCCGCAGAAAGGTTGAAGAATTTGCACAGCTTCTGCAGGTGAACGGTATCAACGCACTTCCTTATCATGCCGGACTTGATCAAAAGGTAAGGGTAGCCAACCAAGATAAATTTTTGATGGAAGATGCCGATGTCATCGTAGCTACAATCGCATTCGGAATGGGAATTGACAAACCGGATGTACGTTTTGTTATTCATTACGATTTTCCAAAATCTTTAGAAAGTTATTATCAGGAAACCGGACGTGCCGGAAGAGACGGCGGTGAAGGACACTGTCTTGCTTTCTATGACCCAAAAGATATTGAGAAATTAGAGAAATTCTTAGCTCAAAAACCTGTTTCTGAAAGGGAAATAGGGTTACAGCTTTTAAATGAGGTAGTAGGCTATGCTGAAACTTCTATGAGCAGAAGGCAGTATATTCTTTATTATTTCGGTGAAATCTTTGATCCCATCAATGGAGACGGGGCAAATATGTGCGACAACGCTTCCAATCCTCCAAAACTAAAAGATGCTACCGAGGATTTAAAAAAGGTACTAGAGCTTATAAAAGATACCGGAGAGAAATTTAAAGCTAAAGATTTGATCTCAGTGATCGTAGGAAAAGAAAGTGCGGTTACAAAATCTTATAAATTTGAACAGAGCCACTATTTCGGTTTCGGAAAAGATGAAAAAGATAATTACTGGAAAACAATCATAAGACAGGCCACGGTGCAAAATTTTCTTTCGAAAGATATTGAAACCTATGGTGTTTTAAAGATTTCAGAAAAAGGACAGCAGGTCATCGATAATCAATTAAATGAACCGTTTTTTATTGCAGAAGACCGAGAGTTTGATCTTACGCAGACCAAGGCAGACAGTGATCAGATCCAGATGCAGGCGAATGGAACTTTAGACCAGAATTTATTCGCTCAATTAAAAGATCTAAGGAAAAAAGTAGCTAAAAAATACGAAATTCCGCCTTACACAGTATTCATGGATCCAAGTCTGGAAGACATGACGGTTCAGTATCCTGTTTCTGTGGATGAAATTGCTAAAATATACGGTGTTGGGGAAGGAAAAGCGAAAAAATACGGAAAAGAGTTTGCAGACTTTATAAAAACCTATGTAGAAGATAACAATATTGAGCGTACGCAGGATATGGTCTTGAAGCAGGTAGCGAATAAATCCAGCCATAAAGTATTTATCATCCAGAGTACCGATAAAAAAATTGACCTTGAAGATATAGCAAGAGCCAAAAACCTATCAATGACTGAGTTATTGAAGGAAATGGAAAGCATTGTTTATCAGGGGACAAAATTGAATATTGACTATTATATTGAAGATAACTTTGATGAAGATATCGTAGACGGTTTCATGGAATTTATGAATGAATCCGAAAGCGACAGCATGAAAATATTACTGGATGAATTTGGAGATGAACTATCTGATGAAGAAGTGAGAATGCTGAGAATAAAATTCATTAGTGACGTTGCTAATTAA
- a CDS encoding tetratricopeptide repeat protein, with product MRKFLLLLFLILSSPLLFSQIDMNFLKGEWIVYKKEMKDGSTYFSQEVSTTPREVYVFNKASFFTKDYIKDADSSFPIPVKIVDQYIITNESRYKVVEKLTESELIFIEVFAGKKENYLIRYYLKKYAVQQKLDLAENISKDTLSTTAVLSPLPKKNIFKDKANEYDANFKTKGYLLFDMENKQVKSFFTDTKNISKQNRDKILSIFNSSFDFWNFNDVKKFKFIRMPFIIIGYQYSLPTATYSHITPVYNVENYNEIITYLNNEDIQDSDKYFKIASNCFENKNYECALQNFNESSKKNKYNLDAHYNYASICIALGKKDDACAKLTELVSYGQKTAEEQYKLHCIK from the coding sequence ATGCGGAAATTTCTATTACTTTTATTTTTAATACTATCATCACCTCTATTATTTTCTCAGATTGACATGAATTTTCTTAAAGGTGAGTGGATTGTTTATAAAAAAGAAATGAAAGATGGCAGTACATATTTTTCACAAGAAGTATCCACTACGCCCCGGGAAGTATATGTTTTCAATAAGGCTTCTTTTTTTACTAAAGATTATATAAAGGATGCTGATTCTTCTTTTCCAATTCCAGTCAAAATTGTAGATCAATATATTATAACAAATGAATCACGTTATAAAGTAGTAGAAAAACTAACAGAATCAGAATTAATATTTATTGAAGTTTTCGCTGGTAAAAAAGAAAATTACCTTATTAGATATTATCTCAAGAAATATGCTGTGCAACAAAAATTAGATTTAGCAGAAAATATAAGTAAAGATACTCTCTCAACAACTGCAGTATTATCTCCACTACCTAAGAAAAACATTTTTAAAGATAAGGCAAATGAGTATGATGCTAATTTTAAAACAAAAGGTTACTTATTATTTGATATGGAAAACAAACAAGTAAAAAGCTTTTTTACTGATACAAAAAATATTTCTAAACAAAATAGAGATAAAATTCTTTCTATCTTTAATTCATCATTTGACTTTTGGAATTTCAATGATGTGAAAAAATTTAAATTTATCAGAATGCCTTTTATTATTATAGGTTATCAATATAGTTTACCAACAGCTACTTATTCACATATCACTCCTGTTTATAACGTTGAAAATTACAATGAAATAATAACATATTTAAACAACGAAGATATACAAGATTCTGATAAATATTTTAAAATTGCTTCAAATTGTTTTGAAAATAAGAACTATGAATGCGCACTTCAAAATTTCAATGAATCATCTAAGAAAAATAAATATAATTTGGACGCCCATTATAATTATGCTTCTATATGTATTGCATTAGGCAAAAAAGATGATGCTTGCGCAAAATTGACAGAGCTTGTTAGCTATGGACAGAAAACAGCAGAAGAACAATATAAATTACACTGTATCAAATAA